One genomic window of Parasteatoda tepidariorum isolate YZ-2023 chromosome 9, CAS_Ptep_4.0, whole genome shotgun sequence includes the following:
- the LOC107455550 gene encoding SPRY domain-containing protein 3 isoform X1, whose translation MKFLSDGDACLPLSSEMPVNYKKDPMAEYVNEAIAVRDDMRKEYDPYTPAHQTIDMIISRMVNLQNAGVNMAVGNDVKSGVPKNLELCLSDSEEMKSPSRQKSQTVKSFKETCAKETDKQRVSKTEKKTVKLTQVPSCDSVMHFLPIDYSKRNPWRRIIGFHASTLELRSSTYPARSSVKKLRFAQAKKPLNYMYSYFSVEIIDCDEKSSITIGICRKDYPSKIFPGKTAGSIGYFSDTGSVLLRDSVQLNGQKFSKGDVIGCGIIYPPDYKKYVDLSTDDNSDGMSDVVLTSILDRKSMDFVRSVLNLNAQKEGDMDSEGASWDSQAKLEGTECDHYNENFVESRTQVEVYFTHNMQVIGKVLAHIPIGGFYPTIHIFSSSAIKMKVDLNPPSS comes from the exons ATGAAATTTCTTTCTGATg gTGACGCATGTTTACCTTTATCGAGTGAAATGCCTGTAAACTACAAGAAGGATCCGATGGCTGAATATGTCAACGAAGCTATAG ctgTCAGAGATGATATGCGTAAAGAATATGATCCTTACACTCCTGCTCATCAGACTATTGACATGATCATTAGCAGAATGGTTAATCTACAAAATGCAGGTGTAAACATGGCTGTAGGAAATGATGTTAAAAGTGGTGTACCAAAGAATTTAGAATTGTGTTTATCTGATTCTGAAGAAATGAAGTCTCCATCTCGTCAAAAATCTCAAACTGTTAAGTCGTTTAAAGAAACATGTGCTAAAGAGACCGATAAACAAAGAGTCtctaaaactgagaaaaaaactgttaaacttACCCAAGTGCCTTCCTGTGACAGtgttatgcattttttaccAATTGACTATAGCAAACGCAATCCATGGCGTAGAATAATAGGCTTTCATGCATCCACTTTA gagTTACGAAGCTCTACTTATCCTGCACGGTCCAGTGTGAAAAAACTTAGATTTGCTCAAGCAAAAAAACCTCTAAATTATATGTATTCCTATTTTTCTGTAGAAATTATTGACTGTGATGAAAAAAGCAGTATTACTATAGGCATTTGTCGCAAA GACTATCctagtaaaatatttcctgGAAAGACAGCTGGTTCTATAGGTTATTTTTCag atactGGTTCTGTTCTGCTTAGAGATTCTGTGCAATTAAATGGCCAAAAATTTTCgaaag gtgATGTTATAGGTTGTGGTATAATATATCCTCctgattacaaaaaatatgttgatttatCAACTGATGACAACAGTGATGGCATGTCTGATGTAGTGCTAACTTCCATATTGGATAGGAAATCCATGGATTTTGTCCGCAGTGTACTGAATCTTAATGCACAAAAGGAAGGGGATATGGACTCTGAAGGTGCTTCTTGGGATTCTCAAGCCAAATTGGAAGGAACTGAGTGTGATcattacaatgaaaattttgttgaaagtcGGACCCAAGTTGAA gtttatttCACTCACAACATGCAAGTTATTGGAAAAGTCTTGGCACATATTCCTATTGGTGGTTTCTATCCTACCATCCATATCTTTTCATCAAGTGCAATCAAGATGAAAGTGGATTTAAACCCACCCTCTTCTTAA
- the LOC107455550 gene encoding SPRY domain-containing protein 3 isoform X2 yields the protein MPVNYKKDPMAEYVNEAIAVRDDMRKEYDPYTPAHQTIDMIISRMVNLQNAGVNMAVGNDVKSGVPKNLELCLSDSEEMKSPSRQKSQTVKSFKETCAKETDKQRVSKTEKKTVKLTQVPSCDSVMHFLPIDYSKRNPWRRIIGFHASTLELRSSTYPARSSVKKLRFAQAKKPLNYMYSYFSVEIIDCDEKSSITIGICRKDYPSKIFPGKTAGSIGYFSDTGSVLLRDSVQLNGQKFSKGDVIGCGIIYPPDYKKYVDLSTDDNSDGMSDVVLTSILDRKSMDFVRSVLNLNAQKEGDMDSEGASWDSQAKLEGTECDHYNENFVESRTQVEVYFTHNMQVIGKVLAHIPIGGFYPTIHIFSSSAIKMKVDLNPPSS from the exons ATGCCTGTAAACTACAAGAAGGATCCGATGGCTGAATATGTCAACGAAGCTATAG ctgTCAGAGATGATATGCGTAAAGAATATGATCCTTACACTCCTGCTCATCAGACTATTGACATGATCATTAGCAGAATGGTTAATCTACAAAATGCAGGTGTAAACATGGCTGTAGGAAATGATGTTAAAAGTGGTGTACCAAAGAATTTAGAATTGTGTTTATCTGATTCTGAAGAAATGAAGTCTCCATCTCGTCAAAAATCTCAAACTGTTAAGTCGTTTAAAGAAACATGTGCTAAAGAGACCGATAAACAAAGAGTCtctaaaactgagaaaaaaactgttaaacttACCCAAGTGCCTTCCTGTGACAGtgttatgcattttttaccAATTGACTATAGCAAACGCAATCCATGGCGTAGAATAATAGGCTTTCATGCATCCACTTTA gagTTACGAAGCTCTACTTATCCTGCACGGTCCAGTGTGAAAAAACTTAGATTTGCTCAAGCAAAAAAACCTCTAAATTATATGTATTCCTATTTTTCTGTAGAAATTATTGACTGTGATGAAAAAAGCAGTATTACTATAGGCATTTGTCGCAAA GACTATCctagtaaaatatttcctgGAAAGACAGCTGGTTCTATAGGTTATTTTTCag atactGGTTCTGTTCTGCTTAGAGATTCTGTGCAATTAAATGGCCAAAAATTTTCgaaag gtgATGTTATAGGTTGTGGTATAATATATCCTCctgattacaaaaaatatgttgatttatCAACTGATGACAACAGTGATGGCATGTCTGATGTAGTGCTAACTTCCATATTGGATAGGAAATCCATGGATTTTGTCCGCAGTGTACTGAATCTTAATGCACAAAAGGAAGGGGATATGGACTCTGAAGGTGCTTCTTGGGATTCTCAAGCCAAATTGGAAGGAACTGAGTGTGATcattacaatgaaaattttgttgaaagtcGGACCCAAGTTGAA gtttatttCACTCACAACATGCAAGTTATTGGAAAAGTCTTGGCACATATTCCTATTGGTGGTTTCTATCCTACCATCCATATCTTTTCATCAAGTGCAATCAAGATGAAAGTGGATTTAAACCCACCCTCTTCTTAA